The Caldicellulosiruptor acetigenus DNA window TTTGCCACACACTAAAACTTCTTGCCCACACTTTAGTTTCTGTATCTCCTCAGGATTTTGAACTGGAACATAAATCCTGTTCAATTTCTTTTTCGCCCTTCCTTTCAACTATGCACATTTTTCAAATTTTGTTTCAATTTATAATTTAAAGACCGGGCGTTTGATTTTTTACCCGGTCCTAAGCTATTTTGCAACTTTCAAGAACTACTCTCTTGGCTTTGGAGCATCAACTGGACATACATTTGCGCATGCACCGCATGAGATGCATTCTTCTTCGTTGATTACATACTTTCCATCGCCAGCGG harbors:
- a CDS encoding indolepyruvate ferredoxin oxidoreductase subunit alpha — its product is MAYYITDDCISCGACESECPVQCISAGDGKYVINEEECISCGACANVCPVDAPKPRE